Sequence from the Pseudocalidococcus azoricus BACA0444 genome:
GTCATTGCCACAACCCCCCTCACCGATGATGAAACCTGGACAAAAATGGAGCCTGGCCAACTGCTGGCGTTTCGAGATGGAAGTCCCCAGGCCTGAGGTGTATTAACTAATCCTGCCAATTTCTTAAAATCCAAGACGGGGGATGGCTCGGAATGGTTGGGAATCATGGCCACGATTTTGCATAATATCCAGTTGTGTATGGGTAAAAAAGCTGAGGGATACTGCTAGGACACTGTAAAAAATCAGCCAAAATCCAACGGTTTGCCAATGGTGAGTGATAAAGCGCAACATGAGAGACATTCCTCCAAAAAAACACGGGTCTAACTTCAGAGAACTATCAAAAACAAAATAAATCAGAGCGGGACGGCCCAGGCCAGGAGTAAAACTTAAAATCTACAATCTCGACAACTTAATCAATAAACTGTCAGTTAACTGAAGTGGGTTTTAGCTGAGGCAATGGGCTTGGCCGGATTGTGAGGAACAGTGAGAGAGGATTGTATTATCCGAGAGCCTGAAAAAGCCACCCGAATTCAGGAAAGGCCAAATTTTAGACATGCCTAACTATAGTGGCTGGCTCTGGCAATGGCCAAGGTGGATTCAAGCAGCCTTAAGAAACGCAAAGAAACTTCAAGAAACTTCAAGAAACTTAAATAAATTTATAACTTAGTGAGTGAATATCACGTGACTGGGGTAAGCCCACAGGATCGTTTCCTGTTTATAAATCACCAGGCCGGGGGGCATGCCCTTGGGTTTGTAAACGTGCTTGGGGTCTGTATAAACAACGGGAACTTGACTGGTGTGACGGGCCTGGCTGTAATAGGCGGCCAGATTGGCCACATATTGTAAATCCTTATCACTGGGCTGCATGCCGGCCTCGAGGCGTAACAGAACATGGCTGCCGGGAATTTCCTGAGTATGGAACCACAAATCGTAGGGGCTGGCTAGGCGAAACGTGAGGTGATCATTTTGGCGATTATTCCGACCGATGAGCACATCCCAACCACTAGGCGTTGTAAATCGGAGAAAATCCAGGCCAGGCTTAACGGAGCGGCGATAGTCTGGGGGCGATAAATACTTTTGTTCAATCAGTTCGTCGCGAATTTCTTCAAGGGTTTCTAAATCAGTCGTATCGCGGTAGCTATCACACTGGGCCACGGCGGCGGCAACCTGGGCTAAATAGGCGATCTCTTGCTCCGTTGATTGTAATAGGGGTTGAATACTCTCCTCGGCCCGCTTCAGTTTTTTATAGCGTTTATAAAGAGATTCCACGTTATCACTGATGTGTCGTTCGGGATCGAGGGGAATCGTCAGGGGTTGGTTGGTTTCAAAGTCCGTCACGGTCAAGGTTGTTAAGCCCGGTTGCCATTGATGCCGATAGGTATTGAGGAGATTGGCCTGGTGGAGATAGGTCTGGGCCTGGGCGGCTGTGCCTAGACGGGTTTGAAAATCCCTGGCCTTTTCCTGGAGTTTACCCAAAAGATGTTGGAGTTTTTGCTGGAGGTGTTGCCGGAGATGTTGCCAGGCCTGGAGTTGGAGATATTCGCCATAGTAGGTTGCTAATAATTCTGAAATACTAGCAGTTTTCTCCCTCAGGCCCCAGCCCAAAACGCTATAGCCCACCTCTCGCCATCCCGGTGACCAGGCCCCCGACTCCAAAATGTTGAGCCAGGCCTGCCAAGCAGCAAAAAGACGTTGCCATTGATCCGATGAGAGGTGATCCGTATTTAAGTTAGCGGGACATTGGGCCTGGTCTAGGAGTTGGCGCACCAAGGCAGAACTTAAACCGCGGTAACAGGTGAGCAGTAGTTTATCAATGGCCCCAGGAACTAAACTGAGGCGGTTTTGCCATTGCTGAAACGATTCTGTCAGAGTCGGAATGGCTGTGGTTAAGGGGGGCGGGGCCTGGTAGGGTTGGCCGGTTTGGATGGGACGGAGCCGGGACTGTTGGGAACTGACCTGATGGGCAGCGGTGACAATTTCCCCAGCGTGATTGACTAAGACCACGTTGCTATATTTCCCCATAATCTCTAAATACAGATGCCAGAGGGGATCATCTCCGGGTCGGCGGGCAAACTGTAAATCTAAAACCCGTTCCCAAGGGTCAATTGCCACCAGTTGAATTAAAGCCAGGCCCGTGAGTTGGTGCTGTAACTGTTGACTAAAGGTAAAGGTATCCGGTTGCCGGGGGGGAGGTGAGCCAAGATGAATACGGGCGGCCTGGGGATGCCAAGAAATTGTCAACCAGCCTTTTTGGTCTAATGTCCGTAGGCCGAGGGCAAGGGTATGGCGATCTAATTGATAAACCAATTCCAAACGGGCCGGGAGCCATTTTTTAGTTAATTCTTGGGAAACCGCGATCAGGGTTGTCACATCGACAGGCTGCATGAGTCATTTCCCCAGGGCGCGACTCCTCTAATTATCCGCAGAACCTCGACAAATTCACCACCCTTGATCATTGTTGTTCATCTTGGCCTGGATGACTCTCGTTAGAATCTTCATTGACCCTATGTATGGTTTTTGAGACTCCCCTGTGCAATCCCCCCAGGCCCTAACGATTTATCGCTTGCCCATCTTCCGGGATAACTATGTCTTTCTCTGGCATGATCCGCTCAATCAAACCGCCGCCGTCATTGATCCAGGGGATAGCCAACCCGTTCTTGACAAGCTCCAGCACCTCCAGGCCCAGTTAACCCACCTCTTCATCACCCATCACCACTGGGATCATATTGATGGCATTTCCGGCCTGCAAGCGCGTTATCCCCGGGTCAAAATCTTCGGTTCAGCAGTGGATCGGGGCCGGATTCCAGGCCAAACTGTTTTTTTAGAGGGGGGAGAAATTCTTGAGTTTGGCGGCCAGGCCATAGAAGTGCTTGCCGTACCCGGCCATACATCCGGTCATTTAGCCTATTATGTGCTCCCCCAGGCCAATCAACCAGGGGAATTATTTTGCGGAGATACCCTTTTTGGTTGTGGCTGTGGCCGGCTGAAGGAAGGAACCCCGGCCCAACTCTGGGACTCACTCCAACGCATCCGCGAATTGCCAGATCAAACGCGAGTGTGGTGCGCCCATGAATATACTCTCAAAAATATTCAATTTGCCCTCACCGTAGATCCCAATAATGCCAGTTTGCAAGACCGCCATCGCACCACCCACCTTGCCCGTCAACACCAAGAAGCCACCATTCCAACTACCCTAGGCCTGGAGAAACAAACTAATCCCTTCCTCCGCTGTGAACAACTGGAACTCCAACAAGCTGTTAAAGCCACCTCTAGCCTGCAAACCTTTACCCGCTTACGAGGAATGCGCGATCAGTACTAACCCCCATCGCCTTCAGCCTGGCCCAAAATCTCCCACCCGGCCATGGTTTTGTATGAAGATGACTGATGTAGGGTCTTCCGGCCTGTTCCTTACCCAAAGAGAATCCCCCATGAACATTGCTTCCGATATTACTGCCCTGATTGGCCGCACTCCCCTCGTTCAACTGAATCGCATTCCCCAGGCCGAGGGCTGTCAAGCCAGAATTGTCGTCAAGCTGGAAAGTATGAATCCGGCCGCCTCAGTTAAGGATCGGATTGGCATTAGCATGATTTTGGAAGCTGAAGCCCAAGGGAAAATTACCCCCGGTAAGACTGTTCTCGTTGAACCCACCTCAGGAAATACAGGCATTGCCCTCTCGATGGTGGCCGCAGCCAAGGGATATCGCCTGATTTTGACGATGCCAGAAACCATGAGTTCGGAACGGCGGGCAATGTTGCGGGCCTATGGGGCGGAACTAGAATTAACCCCCGGTATTGAAGGGATGAGTGGCTGTATTCAACGGGCCCAGAAAATTGTGGAC
This genomic interval carries:
- the gloB gene encoding hydroxyacylglutathione hydrolase codes for the protein MQSPQALTIYRLPIFRDNYVFLWHDPLNQTAAVIDPGDSQPVLDKLQHLQAQLTHLFITHHHWDHIDGISGLQARYPRVKIFGSAVDRGRIPGQTVFLEGGEILEFGGQAIEVLAVPGHTSGHLAYYVLPQANQPGELFCGDTLFGCGCGRLKEGTPAQLWDSLQRIRELPDQTRVWCAHEYTLKNIQFALTVDPNNASLQDRHRTTHLARQHQEATIPTTLGLEKQTNPFLRCEQLELQQAVKATSSLQTFTRLRGMRDQY
- a CDS encoding Rqc2 family fibronectin-binding protein, which encodes MQPVDVTTLIAVSQELTKKWLPARLELVYQLDRHTLALGLRTLDQKGWLTISWHPQAARIHLGSPPPRQPDTFTFSQQLQHQLTGLALIQLVAIDPWERVLDLQFARRPGDDPLWHLYLEIMGKYSNVVLVNHAGEIVTAAHQVSSQQSRLRPIQTGQPYQAPPPLTTAIPTLTESFQQWQNRLSLVPGAIDKLLLTCYRGLSSALVRQLLDQAQCPANLNTDHLSSDQWQRLFAAWQAWLNILESGAWSPGWREVGYSVLGWGLREKTASISELLATYYGEYLQLQAWQHLRQHLQQKLQHLLGKLQEKARDFQTRLGTAAQAQTYLHQANLLNTYRHQWQPGLTTLTVTDFETNQPLTIPLDPERHISDNVESLYKRYKKLKRAEESIQPLLQSTEQEIAYLAQVAAAVAQCDSYRDTTDLETLEEIRDELIEQKYLSPPDYRRSVKPGLDFLRFTTPSGWDVLIGRNNRQNDHLTFRLASPYDLWFHTQEIPGSHVLLRLEAGMQPSDKDLQYVANLAAYYSQARHTSQVPVVYTDPKHVYKPKGMPPGLVIYKQETILWAYPSHVIFTH